Proteins from a single region of Nerophis ophidion isolate RoL-2023_Sa linkage group LG08, RoL_Noph_v1.0, whole genome shotgun sequence:
- the tekt3 gene encoding tektin-3, translated as MERRHWLAEVCALCMSAVTFLARRQVSDTDGPPSPEDMELTASYARPKTGHFLPPISTTASSYRHANHSANQWRSASYYKTAAGAAVPGLDLSARSARYTPDDWFRSNQTYYRQSEASRNSAERLRRDTLRLIQDKEQLTRRTQETSSKDIGERLGDIVFWRSELSHEVDNAVTETAALAEAKRRLERALAETEAPLQVSQECLYHREKRMSIDLVHDDVEKDLIKEVEVIKSCQERMRRHLDRAAAQLASNRAAQHQLEQDLSDKTAAQRIDERCHRLRNMSDGISFYRGIERLDPSLSLPGSWSKFSDDNLLRSQSQRAASHKLRDEIEVLLDATAGDMWTQFNNVNAAFSARLAQTADARNSLQTHLAKTQQEIFQTEMLMESLKKALRDKENPLKVAHTRLEERTRRPNVELCRDNPHHRLVSEVREIEDTVRKLQARLLEAEGSLQTLVQTKAGLEHDLSVKANSLFLDQDKCMSMRKIFPSMPRLAGFT; from the exons ATGGAGCGCCGCCATTGGCTGGCAGAGGTGTGTGCATTATGCATGAGTGCAGTCACCTTCTTGGCTCGCCGGCAGGTGAGCGACACCGACGGACCACCAAGTCCCGAGGACATGGAGCTGACCGCCTCCTACGCCCGACCCAAGACCGGCCACTTCCTGCCGCCCATCTCCACCACGGCGTCCAGCTACCGCCACGCCAACCACAGCGCCAACCAGTGGAGGAGCGCCAGCTACTACAAGACGGCGGCCGGCGCCGCCGTCCCCGGCCTGGACCTCTCGGCCAGGAGCGCCCGCTACACGCCCGACGACTGGTTCAGGTCCAACCAGACCTACTACCGCCAGTCGGAGGCCAGCCGCAACAGCGCCGAGAGACTCCGGCGGGACACGCTGAGGCTGATCCAGGACAAGGAGCAGCTGACCCGCCGCACGCAGGAGACCAGCAGCAAGGACATCGGCGAGCGCCTGGGCGACATCGTCTTCTGGAGGTCCGAGCTGAGCCACGAGGTCGACAACGCCGTGACCGAGACCGCCGCGCTCGCCGAGGCCAAGCGCCGGCTGGAGAGAGCCCTGGCCGAGACCGAGGCGCCCCTGCAG GTGTCCCAGGAGTGTTTGTACCACCGGGAGAAGCGCATGTCCATCGACCTGGTCCACGACGACGTGGAGAAAGACCTGATCAAG GAAGTGGAGGTCATCAAGTCCTGCCAGGAGAGGATGCGGCGACACTTGGATCGAGCCGCCGCCCAGCTGGC GTCGAACCGAGCTGCTCAGCACCAGCTGGAGCAGGACCTGAGCGACAAAACGGCGGCGCAGAGGATTGACGAGCGCTGCCACCGCCTGAGGAACATGTCCGACGGCATCAGCTTCTACCGGGGAATCGAACGACTGGACCCCTC GCTGTCTCTGCCGGGGTCCTGGTCCAAGTTCTCAGACGACAACCTGCTGCGCTCGCAGAGCCAGCGGGCCGCCTCGCACAAACTGAGAGACGAGATCGAGGTCCTGTTGGACGCCACCGCCGGCGACATGTGGACGCAGTTCAACAACGTCAACGCCGCCTTCAGCGCCCGCCTCGCCCAGACGGCCGACGCCCGCAACAGCCTGCAGACGCACCTCGCCAAG ACCCAGCAGGAGATCTTCCAGACTGAGATGCTGATGGAGTCTCTGAAGAAAGCTCTGAGGGACAAAGAGAACCCTCTGAAGGTGGCCCACACACGGCTGGAGGAGAGAACCCGCAGGCCCAACGTGGAACTCTGCCGGGACAACCCTCACCACCG GCTGGTGAGCGAGGTGCGGGAGATCGAGGACACGGTCCGCAAGCTGCAGGCGAGGCTGCTGGAGGCCGAGGGCAGCCTCCAGACCCTGGTCCAGACCAAGGCCGGCTTGGAGCACGACCTGTCCGTCAAGGCCAACTCGCTCTTCCTGGACCAggacaaatgcatgagcatgcgCAAGATCTTTCCCAGCATGCCGCGCCTCGCCGGTTTCACTTAA